The following proteins come from a genomic window of Nicotiana tomentosiformis chromosome 12, ASM39032v3, whole genome shotgun sequence:
- the LOC138902660 gene encoding uncharacterized protein, with product MEPKKRARTGQEANAALGVAVDPLFDDAGEHPRGKDNPPIATLPDSTTPAQTTPVPTPTEGAKVPPPGIPIPPPASASGSSISDGDLRGAIHMLTQIEASQAQRSNVAPTSSSQQRDSTSSRVNIFLQLDPPAFTGANPEEDPHDFIDEIHKTLRVMRATETGGVELAAYCLKGVTYSLFELWEDSREEGTPPTRWSEFADAFIDHFLPAETRAARAVEFENLKQGSRSVWEYHMEFARLSKYVILMLPTMEARVHRFVQGLSPLVINEAAIAALNLDMNYGKMVAFAQATKDRKLKNRRMRECTSKSRSADNFGKSFGGGRSAFRGGSSGPTQSHAQS from the coding sequence atggaacctaagaagagagcaagaactggccaagaaGCCAACGCCGccttaggagtggcagttgaccctttatttgatgatgcgggtgaacacccgaggggtAAGGATAATCCCCCGAttgctacactacctgattccactacaccggcCCAGAccacaccagttcctacacctactgagggtgcgaaGGTTCCTCCACCTGGCATTCCGATTCCACCTCCAGCCTCAGCTTCCGGCTctagtatttctgatggggatcttaggggagctattcataTGTTGACTCAGATAGaggcttctcaggcccaaaggtcaaatgttgcacctacATCTTCTAGCCAGCAACGAGATtctactagttctagggtgaacataTTTttgcagttggatcctccggccttcacgggtgctaatcccgaggaggacccacacGACTTCATAGATGAGATacataagactctccgagttatgcgcgctactgagacggggggagtggagttggccgcctactgCCTAAAAGGGGTGACCTATTCTttgtttgagttgtgggaggactctcgggaggaggggactCCTCCaacgagatggagtgagtttgctgatgcctttatagaccatttcttgcctgccgagactagggcagcccgtgccgtagagtttgagaatcttaagcaagggagtaggagtgtgtgggagtatcacatggagttcgcgcgcctATCAAAATATGTcattctcatgttgcctactatggaggctagagtgcaccggtttgtgcagggccttagccctttggttatcaatgaggccgctatagctgccttgaatttggatatgaactatgggaaaatggtagcatttgctcaagctacaaaGGACCGCAAGTTGAAGAACAGAAGGATGCGAGAGTGTACCAGCAAGTCTCGGTCCGCGGACAACTTTGGgaagtcatttggtgggggaagatcagcttttaggggaggatcatcagggccaaCCCAGTCTCATGCTCAGTCTTAA